From the genome of Rubripirellula reticaptiva:
GTACCTGTTCATGACGGAAGAGGAAGACGACAGCTTTGTGGATGGCACGTATGAGCCTGATGGCGGCGAGAATGCTGTTATTCTCCAGCCGGGAACTTCACGGACACCAACTACGAACAAGGCGGACGGCCCAACGCTTTTCAAGATGGTCCAAGTGGAAAGGAAAGATCGACTTCAGAAGCAAACCTGCGAATTCGCTGTCAAACTGATCGAGACTGACGACATCAAGTTTGTCTCTGAAGATGACCGATTCAAGATGTCCGAAAAAGATGCGGCAGCGGTTACCGGGAAACTCGACGAAAACAAAATCGGTGGATCACCTGTCTTCATGCAAGGCGACGAATTTCCGTTTGAAGGTCAATGCCAACTGCTTGTTCAACTTGACTCATGCAGCGT
Proteins encoded in this window:
- a CDS encoding DUF1963 domain-containing protein; protein product: MTKKQVIEFTETDSPITEPVTKFGGQPVWIDEPAWPLSRESGNQMRFIGQVELREEYGFTTPAKMAYLFMTEEEDDSFVDGTYEPDGGENAVILQPGTSRTPTTNKADGPTLFKMVQVERKDRLQKQTCEFAVKLIETDDIKFVSEDDRFKMSEKDAAAVTGKLDENKIGGSPVFMQGDEFPFEGQCQLLVQLDSCSVPFSINFGDAGVGYAFLSEDGMEAKFLWQCG